One Thermodesulfobacteriota bacterium DNA window includes the following coding sequences:
- a CDS encoding PAS domain S-box protein produces the protein MNEKIDILGTIQNLTPEFICIVGKDRKVLFANRAFSREIMKVPEEIVGHEISEILPEKVAKRKIGYLEEVFRNKTPFKYEEEISGKYFEIHINPLLDEKGEVSQVLVVGFDITDRKEAESKALAERDQMFSIFESIDEVIYVSDMDTYEVLYANDFLKRMLGKDPVGGKCYKEFQGFDEPCSFCTNEIIIELKGQPYRWEYYNPILNRYYYITDRTIKWINGKDVRFELAIDITDKKNAETALRISEEFYRSSIASLREGFGRVAFDGKIIMVNPSFARIYGYSSPDEMITSVRNIRDLYVNPNEREIFLRQLMEKGYVENFESQRKTKDGRIIWVSINATLVRDENGKPLYINSTVMDITEKKKAYEELLEERQKFSILVENIPFGVLLIDRSGKYLYANKRFTEITGYTLDDVPDGKTFIIKAFPDEESKRMVISLWREDVKKFKVGVSIPRTFTVKCKSGELKRITIMTVQVAQNRFVMTFEDVTEKEEKEILLRESEKRFRSIFENAFEGIFQTTRDGKFIMANPAFVQMLGYSSFEELKQEVKDIAKQLYVNPSDRERLLNLLDEKGKVINFETQFLRKDGEIIWVNTTAWPVFDEKGNFLYIQGITEDVTERKKKEEELNLLREQFLQAQKMEAIGRLAGGIAHDFNNILTVIIGTCQLALLNLKDEQRLKRNIETILDSAEKAASLTKQLLAYSRRQLMKLEVVNLNKLIEDMRGMLERILGEDIEILTYLEKNLGNIKADPAQMQQVIINLAVNARDAMPDGGKLIIETYNVDLTEQYAKTHFGVSPGRYVLLSITDTGMGIPKEIMPYIFEPFFTTKEGEGTGLGLSTVYGIVKQLGGHIYVYSEEKKGTTFKIYLPRIDTEEMVEAKPKIGEEKPVEPSEKTILLIEDDKSVLKVISEMLQGSGFSVLEAENESRALEIAKSFEGKIDVILTDVIMPRIKAPALIVKIRSLHPEAKVIFMSGYTENVIAQYGILYPGVNYIQKPFTPEELKKKILEVLKKD, from the coding sequence ATGAATGAGAAGATCGACATTTTAGGTACGATCCAAAATTTAACTCCTGAATTCATCTGTATTGTCGGTAAGGACAGAAAAGTACTATTCGCTAATAGGGCTTTCTCCCGAGAAATTATGAAAGTCCCGGAAGAGATTGTCGGTCATGAAATCTCTGAGATCCTTCCGGAAAAGGTCGCAAAAAGAAAGATAGGTTATTTAGAAGAGGTTTTCAGGAACAAAACTCCTTTCAAATATGAGGAAGAAATCTCGGGTAAATACTTTGAGATCCACATAAATCCTCTTCTCGATGAAAAAGGAGAGGTAAGCCAGGTACTGGTTGTGGGATTCGATATAACAGACAGAAAGGAGGCGGAAAGCAAAGCTTTAGCTGAAAGGGACCAGATGTTCTCCATATTTGAGAGTATCGACGAAGTCATATACGTATCGGACATGGATACATATGAGGTTCTCTACGCCAACGATTTTCTAAAAAGGATGTTAGGGAAAGATCCTGTTGGCGGAAAGTGTTATAAAGAGTTTCAGGGTTTTGACGAACCCTGTAGCTTCTGTACAAACGAAATTATAATTGAGCTTAAAGGACAGCCGTATAGGTGGGAATATTATAATCCCATCCTTAATCGATACTATTATATCACCGACAGAACGATCAAATGGATAAACGGCAAAGATGTAAGGTTCGAACTTGCAATAGACATAACAGATAAGAAAAACGCGGAGACCGCATTAAGGATAAGCGAGGAATTTTATAGGTCTTCAATAGCAAGTCTTAGAGAAGGCTTTGGCAGGGTGGCATTTGATGGAAAAATCATAATGGTCAATCCTTCATTTGCAAGAATATACGGATATTCCTCCCCTGACGAAATGATAACGTCCGTCCGGAATATCCGCGACCTGTACGTTAATCCTAATGAGAGAGAGATATTTTTACGGCAATTGATGGAGAAGGGATACGTGGAAAACTTTGAAAGCCAAAGAAAGACAAAGGATGGAAGAATCATTTGGGTTTCGATTAACGCAACCCTTGTAAGGGATGAAAATGGAAAGCCCCTTTACATAAATTCAACTGTTATGGACATAACGGAAAAAAAGAAGGCATACGAGGAACTTTTAGAAGAGAGACAGAAGTTCTCGATCCTAGTAGAAAATATACCGTTTGGGGTCTTACTTATCGATCGATCTGGGAAGTATCTTTACGCGAATAAGAGATTCACTGAGATTACCGGATACACTTTAGATGATGTACCTGATGGCAAAACCTTTATTATTAAAGCTTTTCCTGACGAAGAATCGAAACGAATGGTAATATCCCTTTGGCGAGAAGATGTAAAGAAGTTTAAGGTTGGGGTTTCTATCCCCAGGACATTTACTGTCAAATGCAAATCAGGAGAGTTAAAAAGAATCACAATAATGACAGTACAAGTAGCCCAAAACCGTTTTGTCATGACCTTCGAAGACGTAACCGAAAAGGAGGAAAAAGAGATTCTCCTAAGGGAAAGCGAAAAAAGATTCAGATCCATATTTGAGAATGCCTTCGAAGGGATTTTTCAGACAACAAGAGATGGCAAGTTTATAATGGCAAATCCGGCATTTGTTCAGATGCTCGGCTACTCATCCTTTGAGGAACTCAAGCAAGAAGTGAAAGATATAGCAAAACAACTCTACGTAAACCCTTCTGACAGAGAAAGACTCTTAAACCTCCTCGATGAGAAGGGAAAGGTGATAAACTTCGAAACTCAATTTTTAAGAAAAGACGGGGAGATAATCTGGGTCAATACAACAGCTTGGCCAGTCTTTGACGAAAAGGGCAACTTCCTTTACATTCAAGGAATTACAGAGGACGTTACGGAAAGGAAGAAGAAGGAGGAGGAGTTAAACTTACTTAGGGAACAGTTTCTCCAGGCTCAAAAGATGGAGGCCATAGGAAGGCTTGCAGGAGGAATAGCCCATGACTTTAATAACATCTTAACGGTCATAATCGGAACATGTCAGCTCGCTCTTCTCAACCTGAAAGACGAACAAAGACTCAAAAGAAACATTGAGACAATTTTAGATTCCGCAGAAAAGGCTGCCTCCCTCACAAAACAGCTTTTGGCTTACAGCAGAAGACAGTTGATGAAACTAGAAGTTGTGAACCTTAACAAGCTGATAGAGGACATGCGGGGGATGCTAGAAAGGATCCTCGGTGAAGATATAGAGATACTAACATATCTCGAAAAAAACTTGGGAAACATAAAGGCAGATCCAGCGCAGATGCAGCAGGTAATAATAAATCTGGCTGTAAACGCCAGGGATGCGATGCCTGACGGTGGTAAGCTCATCATAGAAACTTACAATGTGGATTTAACAGAGCAATACGCGAAGACCCATTTTGGCGTGAGCCCAGGAAGATACGTCCTTCTCTCGATAACGGACACCGGTATGGGCATCCCAAAGGAGATCATGCCTTATATCTTCGAGCCGTTTTTCACGACAAAAGAGGGGGAAGGAACTGGTCTTGGGCTTTCCACAGTTTACGGGATAGTGAAGCAGCTTGGAGGACACATATACGTTTACAGCGAAGAAAAGAAGGGAACAACATTTAAAATATACTTACCACGGATAGACACAGAAGAAATGGTGGAAGCAAAGCCGAAGATTGGAGAGGAGAAGCCTGTAGAACCGTCAGAGAAGACAATACTTCTCATCGAGGATGACAAAAGTGTTCTTAAAGTTATATCGGAGATGCTTCAAGGGTCTGGGTTTTCTGTTCTTGAGGCCGAGAATGAGTCTAGAGCTTTGGAGATCGCGAAGAGTTTTGAGGGTAAAATCGATGTCATTTTAACTGATGTTATCATGCCACGCATCAAAGCCCCGGCGCTCATCGTAAAGATAAGATCTCTACATCCCGAGGCAAAGGTGATCTTTATGTCAGGGTATACCGAAAATGTCATCGCTCAATATGGAATTCTCTATCCCGGTGTCAACTATATCCAAAAACCTTTCACGCCTGAAGAGCTCAAAAAGAAGATTTTAGAGGTTTTAAAAAAAGATTAG
- a CDS encoding 50S ribosomal protein L11 methyltransferase, producing the protein MDIWKLRISVPKGTEELLPEDVYELANGGIILEEKDYDLLNLIFYTKNPETLLSLLEEKVQVIEYSLSREEPKDYEKIVKNLYKPVKIGDIYVVCPWHKVKSPTKSIVIEPGMAFGTGRHESTKIMMLLMSKTNFKSKDVADLGCGSAILSIYASILGAKEILGVDIDGNATLCAKKNVDLNRLSNVRIEKMDLKDVQGEFDVVLANLDLYTFMSHMEHVKRLARRGGTLIISGILGREKKRFLKLTENLHLKEELRIGSWVGFRFKKP; encoded by the coding sequence GGACAGAAGAACTTCTTCCAGAAGACGTCTACGAATTGGCAAATGGTGGCATAATCCTGGAAGAAAAGGATTATGACCTTTTAAACCTCATCTTTTACACAAAAAACCCAGAAACCCTTCTTTCGTTACTTGAGGAGAAAGTTCAAGTAATCGAATATTCTCTCTCCCGAGAAGAGCCTAAGGACTACGAAAAAATCGTAAAAAACCTCTATAAACCTGTAAAAATAGGCGATATCTACGTAGTTTGTCCCTGGCATAAAGTTAAGTCTCCTACAAAGAGTATAGTCATAGAGCCGGGTATGGCATTCGGGACAGGAAGACACGAAAGCACAAAGATTATGATGCTTCTTATGTCCAAAACGAACTTCAAGTCCAAAGATGTTGCAGATTTGGGTTGCGGTTCTGCGATTCTTTCGATTTACGCATCGATTCTTGGCGCCAAGGAAATACTTGGTGTCGATATCGATGGAAATGCCACTCTGTGCGCGAAAAAAAACGTAGATCTAAATCGCTTAAGTAACGTAAGGATAGAAAAGATGGATCTTAAAGATGTTCAAGGCGAATTCGATGTAGTTCTGGCAAACCTAGACCTTTACACCTTTATGTCACATATGGAACATGTAAAGAGACTGGCAAGGAGGGGCGGAACACTTATAATCTCCGGTATATTAGGAAGAGAAAAAAAAAGATTCTTAAAACTCACCGAAAATCTACACTTAAAGGAAGAACTCAGAATAGGTTCTTGGGTAGGATTTCGGTTTAAAAAACCCTAA
- a CDS encoding glutamine synthetase family protein, whose product MTKEEVLRFVKEKNVKFIKLWFTDILGFAKSFTITADELEVALEEGMGFDGSSIQGFARIDESDMVAKPDISTFVILPYRSTKDYLVARMFCDIYEPDGTPYKGDPRYVLKRNLKIAKDMGFTFYVGPELEYFYFKSDKDTEILDRGGYFDHSPLDEAMDLRRDTILMLEEMGIKVEYSHHEVAPSQHEIDLRYEEALRMADNTITYRIIVKEVARKHGVYATFMPKPIFGVNGSGMHVHQSLFIGDKNAFFDPNDKYYLSDVAKHYIAGLLRHAREITLVTSQWVNSYKRLVPGYEAPVYISWARRNRSTLVRVPLYKPGKEKATRVEYRSPDPACNPYLAFACMLRAGLEGIKNKYPLPDPIEEDLYEMSAERRKELKIESLPGSLYEAIECAEKSELVRDTLGDHVFEKLITSKKIEWDRFRIHVSRYEIETYLPIL is encoded by the coding sequence ATGACTAAGGAAGAGGTTCTTAGGTTCGTAAAAGAAAAGAACGTAAAATTCATAAAGCTATGGTTTACTGACATACTGGGATTCGCAAAGAGCTTCACAATAACGGCCGATGAATTGGAAGTTGCCCTAGAAGAAGGGATGGGATTTGACGGCTCATCGATCCAGGGATTTGCAAGAATCGACGAAAGCGATATGGTTGCAAAACCCGACATAAGTACATTTGTTATCCTTCCTTATAGATCGACGAAAGACTATCTTGTGGCAAGGATGTTCTGCGACATATACGAGCCCGATGGGACCCCCTATAAAGGTGATCCGAGATACGTTCTAAAGAGAAACTTAAAGATCGCAAAAGACATGGGTTTCACATTTTATGTGGGACCGGAACTCGAGTATTTCTATTTTAAGTCTGACAAAGACACAGAAATATTAGACAGAGGTGGATACTTTGACCATTCTCCTCTCGACGAAGCCATGGACCTAAGAAGGGATACAATATTGATGTTAGAAGAGATGGGTATAAAAGTCGAATACAGCCACCATGAGGTAGCCCCATCCCAGCATGAGATCGATCTTAGGTATGAGGAAGCTTTGAGAATGGCTGATAACACCATTACTTACAGGATAATAGTGAAAGAGGTTGCGCGTAAACATGGGGTATACGCGACATTTATGCCGAAACCGATCTTCGGGGTAAATGGGAGTGGTATGCATGTCCACCAGTCCCTCTTTATCGGAGACAAAAATGCTTTTTTCGATCCTAACGACAAGTACTACCTTTCTGATGTGGCTAAACATTACATTGCTGGCCTTCTGCGACATGCCCGTGAAATTACACTAGTGACGAGTCAATGGGTGAATTCGTATAAAAGGCTCGTTCCTGGATACGAGGCTCCGGTATACATATCCTGGGCAAGGAGAAATAGATCCACTCTAGTGAGAGTTCCGCTATACAAACCCGGAAAAGAGAAAGCCACAAGGGTGGAATACAGAAGCCCGGATCCGGCTTGTAATCCTTATCTTGCCTTTGCATGTATGTTGAGGGCCGGTCTCGAAGGCATAAAGAATAAATACCCACTTCCCGATCCTATAGAGGAAGATCTGTATGAGATGTCAGCAGAGAGACGGAAGGAGCTCAAAATCGAATCCCTTCCAGGAAGCCTATACGAAGCTATTGAGTGCGCGGAAAAAAGCGAATTGGTTAGAGACACACTCGGAGACCATGTTTTCGAAAAACTAATAACGAGCAAAAAGATCGAGTGGGACAGGTTCAGAATCCACGTTTCTAGATACGAGATAGAAACATACCTACCTATACTTTAG
- the hemL gene encoding glutamate-1-semialdehyde 2,1-aminomutase has translation MIKEKSQKLFDRAKRVIPGGVNSPVRSFISVNSTPFYVERAKGAYLYDVDGNSYIDYVASWGAIILGHSHDGLVEEIKLAIENGTSYGVCHPYEVEIAELIVDAFPSLELVRFTNSGTEATMSAIRLARAYTNKRNIVKFRGAYHGHADFLLTSGGSGMATFSQPESKGVLLEHVQNTLIADFNKIDSVWRLFKECGDIACVIVEPIMGNIGVILPEKGFLEDLQSICKEYGSVLIFDEVITGFRVTYGGVQTLLGIEPDITCLGKIIGGGFPCGAFGGKKKILENLAPIGPVYQAGTLSGNPLALRAGLFVLKYLKDNRWVYSELEKKTKTIMDGAVELAKKYKIPYTINGICGMFSGFFTESKVNDYESAIKTNRSLYEKFFKLMLESKIFFPPSPFEASFLTLSHGEREIVATLDAYEKVFQRLTN, from the coding sequence ATGATTAAAGAAAAGTCCCAAAAACTCTTCGATAGGGCAAAAAGGGTAATTCCTGGCGGGGTAAATAGTCCCGTACGGTCCTTCATCTCAGTAAATAGCACCCCTTTTTACGTGGAAAGGGCAAAGGGTGCTTACCTTTATGATGTGGATGGAAACTCTTACATAGACTATGTCGCATCTTGGGGAGCAATAATTTTGGGTCACAGTCACGATGGTTTAGTAGAAGAGATAAAACTCGCTATTGAGAACGGTACAAGTTACGGAGTTTGCCATCCCTACGAAGTGGAGATTGCGGAGCTAATCGTGGATGCATTCCCTTCTTTAGAGCTCGTTAGGTTTACAAACTCTGGTACCGAAGCCACGATGAGCGCCATAAGGCTTGCCAGGGCCTACACAAATAAGAGAAACATCGTGAAATTTAGAGGCGCTTATCACGGCCACGCGGATTTTCTTTTAACGAGTGGAGGCTCCGGGATGGCCACTTTCAGTCAACCTGAAAGTAAAGGGGTCCTATTAGAACACGTCCAAAACACACTAATTGCTGATTTCAATAAGATAGACTCGGTTTGGAGACTCTTTAAGGAATGCGGGGATATAGCCTGCGTGATTGTGGAACCGATTATGGGAAATATTGGAGTGATCCTTCCTGAGAAAGGTTTCCTGGAAGACCTTCAATCGATCTGTAAAGAATACGGCTCAGTCCTTATATTCGATGAAGTTATAACCGGCTTTAGGGTGACTTATGGAGGTGTCCAGACGCTCTTAGGGATAGAGCCGGATATTACGTGTCTCGGAAAAATAATTGGGGGTGGGTTCCCCTGCGGAGCGTTTGGGGGAAAAAAGAAGATTTTGGAAAATCTCGCTCCCATTGGTCCGGTCTACCAGGCGGGTACGCTATCTGGAAATCCATTGGCACTTCGAGCGGGGCTTTTTGTGCTTAAATATCTTAAGGATAACAGGTGGGTTTATTCTGAACTTGAAAAGAAGACGAAGACGATAATGGATGGGGCCGTAGAGTTAGCGAAAAAGTATAAAATACCATACACTATCAACGGAATCTGCGGAATGTTCTCAGGGTTTTTCACGGAAAGCAAGGTTAACGATTACGAAAGTGCAATAAAAACGAATAGATCTCTTTACGAAAAGTTTTTTAAGCTTATGCTCGAATCGAAGATCTTTTTTCCTCCGAGTCCATTCGAAGCGTCGTTTTTGACTTTGTCCCACGGAGAAAGAGAGATCGTAGCCACCCTTGATGCCTATGAAAAGGTCTTCCAAAGACTCACAAATTAA
- a CDS encoding heterodisulfide reductase-related iron-sulfur binding cluster produces MEITREIFWNVGENARYLAYAFMGLTFFILGYGIYKRYKMWMIGKPSAFNFKNRLSERILYFIKNGIFHRTILREPYPGLMHLFLFWGFLILAIGTAIVAFQDDVLRPLFDINILKGKFYLAFSFILDLAGLFAIFGVLIALVRRYIERPERLDSKTDDLLSLIWILSVLLSGFFVEALRIAVQEADFEVWSFVGWNIAKAFKGAEKESIRSLHAFFWYLHMFLSFGLIAYVAYSKLLHIVTSSINMMIRGVEDTPKGAIAPIPDFETAEEFGVNKIENFTRNQLFDLDACTRCGRCQDVCPAYASEKPLSPKKFIQDLKAEWEKVAKGKKDEDGLLDRVISEETVWSCTACLACQVNCPISIPTFDKNIELRRYLTLTLSKTTPETRLLFKNLQQKYDPYGMGKRQRTEWIENLNIKNALEEEVEYLFWVGCVASLDDRNRKVAKAFVNILHKAQVSFGILGQEEACCGDPARRCGNEDLYLGIAQSNVELLKELKIKKIVTTCPHCYNTLKNEYPQIGGTFEVYHHSQLIWQLLRDQRLKISKATDELVTYHDPCYLGRVNRIYDDPRRIIEAVSTRGLVEMERHHDRSFCCGGGGGRIWMEEHHKRINHIRIEDAAKTNANILLTGCPYCLIMMEDAVKDKELSDRMRVLDLSELISGSIS; encoded by the coding sequence ATGGAGATAACAAGGGAAATATTTTGGAATGTCGGTGAGAATGCGAGGTATTTGGCTTATGCCTTTATGGGTTTGACGTTCTTCATCCTCGGCTATGGCATCTACAAAAGGTACAAGATGTGGATGATAGGAAAACCTTCCGCCTTTAATTTTAAGAATAGGCTTTCGGAGAGGATCCTGTACTTCATAAAAAACGGTATATTCCATAGAACTATTCTTAGGGAACCATATCCCGGTCTTATGCACCTTTTTCTCTTTTGGGGATTTTTAATTCTCGCCATTGGAACTGCCATTGTAGCCTTCCAGGACGATGTTCTAAGACCACTCTTTGACATAAACATCCTCAAAGGGAAGTTTTACCTTGCCTTTTCCTTCATTCTTGATCTTGCCGGTCTTTTTGCCATTTTTGGTGTCTTGATCGCACTAGTCAGAAGATACATTGAGCGGCCAGAAAGGCTCGATTCCAAAACGGACGATCTTTTAAGCCTTATTTGGATACTTTCCGTGCTTCTTAGCGGCTTTTTCGTTGAAGCATTAAGAATCGCTGTGCAGGAAGCAGATTTTGAGGTTTGGAGTTTTGTGGGCTGGAATATTGCCAAAGCGTTTAAAGGAGCCGAAAAAGAATCTATAAGGTCCCTCCATGCTTTTTTCTGGTACTTGCATATGTTTTTGTCCTTTGGTCTTATAGCGTATGTGGCCTATTCAAAGCTTCTCCACATAGTGACTTCATCCATAAACATGATGATTAGGGGGGTCGAAGATACTCCAAAAGGAGCCATAGCTCCAATTCCAGATTTCGAAACCGCAGAAGAATTTGGCGTAAATAAGATAGAAAACTTCACTAGAAACCAGTTATTCGATCTCGACGCCTGTACAAGGTGCGGCAGATGCCAGGATGTTTGTCCTGCCTACGCAAGTGAAAAGCCCCTTTCTCCTAAAAAATTCATTCAAGATTTAAAAGCGGAGTGGGAAAAAGTGGCCAAAGGAAAGAAAGATGAAGATGGGTTATTGGATAGAGTCATTTCAGAGGAGACGGTTTGGTCATGTACGGCATGTCTTGCCTGCCAGGTAAATTGTCCTATATCCATTCCCACTTTCGACAAAAACATAGAGCTCAGAAGATATCTAACCTTAACCTTGAGTAAAACCACACCCGAAACGCGTCTCCTTTTCAAAAATCTCCAGCAAAAATATGACCCCTATGGGATGGGAAAAAGACAGAGAACAGAATGGATAGAGAATCTAAATATCAAAAACGCTCTCGAGGAGGAGGTTGAATACCTCTTCTGGGTCGGATGTGTCGCTTCTCTGGACGATAGGAACAGAAAGGTGGCAAAAGCATTCGTGAATATCCTTCATAAAGCTCAGGTGTCCTTCGGAATTTTGGGACAGGAAGAGGCTTGCTGCGGGGATCCTGCAAGGAGATGCGGAAATGAGGATCTTTACCTTGGTATTGCCCAGAGCAACGTTGAGTTATTAAAAGAACTGAAGATAAAGAAAATAGTTACAACATGCCCTCACTGTTATAATACCTTAAAGAACGAATATCCGCAGATTGGGGGAACCTTCGAAGTTTACCATCACTCCCAGTTGATATGGCAGCTTTTGAGAGACCAAAGACTTAAGATCTCAAAGGCAACTGATGAACTAGTTACTTATCATGATCCCTGCTACCTCGGAAGAGTAAATCGTATCTACGACGATCCACGCAGAATCATTGAGGCAGTAAGCACACGGGGTCTTGTAGAGATGGAAAGACACCATGACAGAAGCTTCTGCTGCGGCGGTGGAGGGGGGAGGATCTGGATGGAGGAACACCACAAAAGGATAAACCACATAAGGATCGAGGATGCGGCAAAAACAAACGCTAATATACTCCTTACCGGCTGTCCCTATTGTCTTATCATGATGGAGGATGCGGTAAAGGACAAAGAACTCTCGGATAGGATGCGAGTCCTCGATCTTTCAGAACTTATCTCAGGTTCAATCTCTTGA
- a CDS encoding Lrp/AsnC family transcriptional regulator, which translates to MEDVLRKIPADFPLVKRPYEALAKSIGMEETDLIDALKRLKKEGKLRRVAAILQHRKVSYLYNGMVVWKVKEEEVEEKGKIMASYPEVSHCYEREKAGFWDYNLYTVIHTRNESEFYEKVKEISRATGLYDYKIFLSKREFKKTGLSLKDD; encoded by the coding sequence TTGGAGGATGTTCTTAGAAAAATTCCCGCAGATTTTCCTCTAGTCAAAAGGCCATACGAAGCTCTTGCGAAGAGTATCGGGATGGAAGAGACTGATCTTATAGATGCTCTGAAAAGATTGAAAAAGGAGGGAAAATTAAGGAGAGTTGCGGCAATCCTCCAGCATAGAAAAGTATCATACCTTTACAATGGGATGGTAGTTTGGAAAGTAAAGGAGGAGGAAGTGGAAGAAAAGGGAAAGATCATGGCCTCTTATCCTGAGGTGAGCCACTGTTACGAAAGAGAAAAAGCCGGATTTTGGGATTATAACTTGTACACAGTGATCCACACGAGAAACGAAAGTGAGTTTTATGAAAAGGTAAAAGAGATATCCCGAGCGACAGGACTTTACGATTACAAGATCTTTTTAAGCAAAAGGGAATTCAAAAAGACGGGCCTTTCGCTTAAAGATGATTAA
- a CDS encoding 4Fe-4S binding protein, translated as MPARVDEETCTGCGACAEVCPAEAITVNDVAKVDPELCTDCGACVEECPVEAITLEE; from the coding sequence ATGCCAGCACGAGTTGACGAAGAAACTTGCACCGGATGTGGTGCATGTGCAGAGGTCTGCCCTGCCGAAGCAATCACGGTTAATGATGTGGCTAAGGTGGACCCAGAACTCTGCACCGATTGCGGTGCTTGTGTTGAAGAATGTCCTGTTGAAGCAATCACACTCGAAGAATGA